The genomic DNA tcataggtcagcaTAGGTAGATccaagcactagctttgatctatgatctcactcacactggccttctccctgcCTAGTTTAAACCTAGTTCACCTAGTtctctcaaggtcatcattttcatcccctttgctgcctgagtaacgtgctttttgtttcatctttctgttggcaacagttgcgaagatatttggtgggcaaacgaacggacgaacactaacaattacaatacatccccctttgcgggatgtaataagggcaacacggtggcgcagtgggtagcactgttgccgcacagcaaggcagttctagtttcgagtcccgctctgtgcgggcTTTGCAtgctcttcccgtgtctgcttgggttctctccaggttctattgaactaaataaaatgtgtgtttcagggatgaaacagcatgaaaacactTTTCCGGTTGAACTATTCCTCATTAAATTCTTGGGGACCGGTGGGTGTCTGGTTCTAGTCTAGCGTGGACTAAACTATGGGTTGTGAACTGGTAGCTGAGGTGTTAGTTCATCTCCTGAGCTTGCAATGAACCCATAAACTACTCCTTTAGCGTCCCCAAGTGGATGACATCCATTATTGCATGTCTACAAGCACTCAGGCCTGCATTGTAAAATATAGCATGTAAAAAGAATGTAATTCATGAATgagttaaaatttaaatactgaCTCtgacaaacaaatttttaactgtgttttcttGTAGGTGGCCTACTTCACAGCTACGTTCCCTTACGTGATGCTCCtcatcctgctcatcagaggaTTGACTCTGCCAGGAGCTTGGGATGGGATCTACTACTACATGTATCCAGATGTGAATCGCCTGGCTGACCTTGAGGTTGTTTCTTCATTATGAAATTATTCCATTATTATTCCATAAATTATTCCGAGCTGTATGGATAAAATTATTCAGCTTCATATTTATTCAGTACTTTTCATAGAAACATGCTGCCCTGAGGaaactaaaaacagaacaaagtaAACCAAGAGTAAACATGCTGAAATATCTCACTATTCATTAGGGCCCCCTTTGTAAAGAATcctattaaatgtgttttaaattattcttgtgtataatatgattattatttgtTCCAGGTCTGGATAGATGCAGGATCTCAAATTATTTTCTCCTACAGTCTGACTGCAGGAACTCTAATAGTCCTGAGCAGCTATAATGAGTCCAACAACAACTGTTACAGGTAAGAATTGAACAGACAGAAGTGATTTGACTCTTGAATTGCATTTTGTCAATTGTCTATCCTAGCTCCATCCACCCTTATTGTAATATTTGTGTTGGGCTTGAGTTTGAAGGTAAATCTGGGCACTAACCCATGAATGGGATGGTACCGTAACGGTTTAAGTTTAGTTCCTTTGTTCctaatttatttatcattatgtGTAAAGGCTAGTAATTCTACGTCCCATGTTTTCTACATGTCAGATATTTAGTCTGCTTTGTCGTTGCCATTTTAAGAGTCAGTCTTGGCCTTATTCTGATTGACAAGCAGCGTATTAATCAGTTGGACTATAGATCATGGAGATGCCAATGGTGTTAAAATGACAAGTCTTATAATATTTTTGTTACCTTATTTAAAGGCTGTCTAGAGACTCTGTACAGTCACACAGCAtagaatactgtatatatccatGGCAGGTTCTGCCCCTCTCTGCAGGGGGCCATCTGTTCTCTACCAGGCTGATGAGTTCATATCTTTATCTaaattaatatactgtaatactaTGTCAAAAAATTAATATACCACTATATCAATAGTCTCATTGTCTGTGTGACCACCAGGGACTGTTTCTGGTTCTGTCTGCTGAACAGTGGAACCAGTTTTGTTGCTGGATTTGTCGTCTTCTCTGTTCTTGGGTTCATGGCTCAGATACAAGGTGTTAGCGTAGACTCTGTGGTTCAGTCAGGTACAGTATGGTCAAAGATTTCACCATATCGTTTAAGAGTTTAGCAaattatgaaaatgtaaaactaaagGTCACCAGACTCTTGTTGATCTGCAGGCCCAGGTTTGGCCTTCATCGCTTACCCTCAAGCGACGGCTTTGATTCCTTTACCACAGTTCTGGACCATCTGCTTCTTCCTGATGCTGATTCTTCTGGCTGTTGACTCAcatgtaattaattaaatttcacattAGCCATAGACAAACAACAATATGTACATGTTTCAGACAGAAGTATTAGTGTTCATCCTGggtttattttcagtttgtggCAGTGGAGGGATTTATCACCACTATCAGCGACTTGTTCCCAAAGTTGTTTCGTGGACCACGGAAACACGAGATCTTTGTCCTCATCATTTGTACCTCCAGTTTCCTCGTGCATCTCACCTTGGTGACTGAggtaaaacaaaatatgttcatgAAACAAgttaattttataaatatactCCAACTAATGCGTGCTTCTTCCTTCTTTAGGGGGGAGTTTATATATTTCAACTCATTGACTTTTATGGCTCTACCAGAGTCTGTCAGAACGTCATGGCTATTTGCGAATGCCTGGTTGTCGCCTGGATATTCGGTGAGTGGGAATAATTATTACTTATTTgatgaacacagacagaacacacacaacgCTCTTGGTCTGGTTTGTATGATTTAGTGCCATCTAGTGTTTCGCTAATATATTGATTGCTTTAATTTCCCCAGGAGCCGACCGTCTTTCAAACATCATAGCAGACATGACCGGACAGAGACCTCTTGTGTTCTTCCAACTCTGCTGGAAATACACTATCCCTCTCCTTTCACTGGTGCACTAGACTTTCATTGCTTTTTTTCTCTACCACCATAACTTTGAGCATTTTTATGTTGAGTGTTGTGAAAATTGGAGTAATATATTCTTCTAGATTGCATTTGAtaagctattttttttaattgtatatttTACTAGTGTGATTTTTCAATCTACATGTGCTGGTGATATTATGAACTGTTATTCCAGATTTCCTTCATCCTGTATCTGCTGGATTACAAGCGCCTCATGATTAATGACTACGTTTACCCTGACTGGGCGTACGCACTGGGATGGACCATGACCTTCTCCTCCATCGTCATGGTGCCGCTGTGCGCAGTTGCACTGATGTGTTTGACACCAGGAACCTTCAAGCAGGTCAGAATTCTGAAGATTACGCTttgataataaatgtttttttctcatcactgAAAGCTTTCCACATTAAATACCTgtagttaatttgtttttggttgATGAATATGGAtcttaaaaataactaaaatgccAAATCTTTCTTTCAGCGTTTGTCCATCCTTTGTCGTCCTGCTGAAGATCCCGACTGGCTGAGGAGAAAAATGGACCAGGAGGGAACGACTGTAGAACTGACATCTGCAGCTACTTGACAATCAAATAAACTCACTTGTTACCGACTAGCTGTATATTACTTTTATtcaat from Antennarius striatus isolate MH-2024 chromosome 18, ASM4005453v1, whole genome shotgun sequence includes the following:
- the LOC137611795 gene encoding sodium- and chloride-dependent GABA transporter 3-like; amino-acid sequence: MESHKKAGDRGEWASKTEYFLVVAGHVVGLGNVWRFPYFCYKNGGGAFLVPYGLFAVVLGVPMFLFETSIGQYTQEGFVTCWRKLCPLAVGIGCGLLVMKCYDFSYIIIEVWALFYLVFSFRAQIPWATCNNTWNTANCLDLQGLDSPSVNLTVNRMMLKNTTSAAVEFWERRMLGMSGGIEELGSVRWELALCLLVAWTFCYFCIWKGVRSSGKVAYFTATFPYVMLLILLIRGLTLPGAWDGIYYYMYPDVNRLADLEVWIDAGSQIIFSYSLTAGTLIVLSSYNESNNNCYRDCFWFCLLNSGTSFVAGFVVFSVLGFMAQIQGVSVDSVVQSGPGLAFIAYPQATALIPLPQFWTICFFLMLILLAVDSHFVAVEGFITTISDLFPKLFRGPRKHEIFVLIICTSSFLVHLTLVTEGGVYIFQLIDFYGSTRVCQNVMAICECLVVAWIFGADRLSNIIADMTGQRPLVFFQLCWKYTIPLLSLISFILYLLDYKRLMINDYVYPDWAYALGWTMTFSSIVMVPLCAVALMCLTPGTFKQRLSILCRPAEDPDWLRRKMDQEGTTVELTSAAT